The following are encoded in a window of Aromatoleum petrolei genomic DNA:
- the bioA gene encoding adenosylmethionine--8-amino-7-oxononanoate transaminase gives MHASSPLPNSLLDRSLKSVWHPCTQMKQHENLPLVPIVRGEGPWLIDADGRRLLDGISSWWVNLFGHCNPRINAALRDQLERLEHVMLAGFTHEPVVQLSERLAALTGHRLGHAFYASDGASATEIALKMSAHYWRNLGRPEKSRFVSLAGSYHGETVGALAVTDVAIFRDAYAPLVRAGSIVPTPDARLAEPGESAADVARRAAGALEAHLAEHHAETAALIVEPLVQGASGMVMYDPEYLRLARALCDRYEVHLVADEIAVGCGRTGTFFACEQAGIWPDFVCLSKGISGGYLPLSLVLTTDTIYAAFYDDATTRGFLHSHSYTGNPLACRAALATLDIFAQDDVLAANRGLAQRLGDAVRARFGDHPAVNHLRQRGMILAFDVATERPDFSRRFFTAALKCGVLLRPVGNTVYFMPPYVLDDGHVADLVAGAAAALAEALT, from the coding sequence ATGCACGCCTCCTCGCCGCTCCCCAATTCGCTGCTCGATCGTTCGCTCAAGTCCGTCTGGCACCCCTGCACGCAGATGAAGCAGCACGAAAATCTGCCGCTGGTGCCCATCGTGCGCGGCGAAGGGCCGTGGCTGATCGATGCGGATGGACGACGCCTGCTCGACGGCATCAGCTCCTGGTGGGTGAACCTCTTCGGACACTGCAACCCGCGCATCAACGCGGCCCTGCGCGACCAGCTCGAACGCCTCGAGCACGTGATGCTCGCCGGCTTCACACATGAACCGGTCGTCCAGCTATCCGAGCGCCTTGCCGCCCTCACCGGCCACCGCCTCGGCCACGCGTTCTACGCCTCCGACGGCGCCTCAGCGACCGAGATCGCGCTGAAGATGAGCGCCCATTACTGGCGCAACCTTGGCCGGCCGGAAAAATCCCGCTTCGTCAGCCTTGCCGGCAGCTACCACGGCGAGACGGTCGGCGCGCTCGCGGTCACCGACGTCGCGATCTTCCGCGACGCCTACGCCCCGCTGGTGCGCGCCGGCAGCATCGTGCCGACGCCCGACGCCCGCCTCGCCGAGCCCGGCGAATCGGCAGCCGACGTCGCCCGCCGTGCCGCCGGCGCCCTCGAAGCCCACCTCGCCGAACACCACGCCGAAACTGCCGCGCTGATCGTCGAGCCGCTCGTGCAGGGCGCCTCCGGCATGGTCATGTACGACCCCGAGTACCTGCGCCTGGCCCGCGCACTATGCGACCGCTACGAAGTGCACCTCGTCGCCGACGAGATCGCCGTCGGCTGCGGGCGCACCGGCACCTTCTTCGCGTGCGAACAGGCCGGCATCTGGCCCGACTTCGTGTGCCTGTCGAAAGGAATCTCCGGCGGCTATCTGCCCCTGTCGCTGGTGCTGACGACCGACACCATCTACGCTGCCTTCTACGACGACGCCACGACGCGCGGCTTCCTGCATTCGCACTCCTACACCGGCAACCCGCTCGCCTGCCGCGCCGCGCTCGCAACGCTGGACATCTTTGCCCAGGACGACGTTCTCGCCGCCAACCGCGGCCTCGCGCAACGCCTCGGCGACGCTGTCCGCGCCCGCTTTGGCGATCATCCCGCGGTCAACCACCTGCGCCAGCGCGGCATGATCCTCGCGTTCGACGTCGCAACCGAGCGCCCCGACTTTTCGCGACGCTTCTTCACGGCCGCGCTCAAATGCGGCGTCCTGCTGCGCCCCGTCGGCAACACCGTGTACTTCATGCCGCCCTACGTGCTCGACGACGGCCACGTCGCCGACCTCGTCGCCGGAGCCGCCGCCGCGCTGGCCGAAGCCCTCACCTGA
- the bioF gene encoding 8-amino-7-oxononanoate synthase produces the protein MLLDSLKADLAQLDARSLRRVRRSLDTPCGPRARVDGRDMLAFCSNDYLGLAAEPELAAALKAGADRWGSGSGASHLVSGHYTVHDELERRLAAFVGCERALYLSTGFMANSGVIPALVGRGDAIFADRLNHASLVDGALLSRADLHRFPHADLTALERALAASTAKRKLIVTDSVFSMDGDVAPLAELLALAERFDAWLMVDDAHGFGVLGPDGRGALREAGLASWRLVYIGTLGKAAGVSGAFVAGQADVVEWLMQAARTYIFTTGAPPALATALLKSLDLIEHGDARRVHLATLIEQLRTGLQLRRWQLMPSRTPIQPVVIGDNAETLAVARALWDAGLWVPAIRPPTVPQGSARLRISLTAAHTHQDVERLVAALNALEHAA, from the coding sequence ATGCTGCTCGATTCGCTGAAGGCCGACCTCGCCCAACTCGACGCCCGGTCCCTGCGCCGTGTGCGCCGCAGCCTCGACACCCCCTGCGGCCCGCGCGCGCGCGTCGACGGCCGCGACATGCTCGCCTTCTGCAGCAACGACTACCTCGGCCTCGCCGCCGAGCCCGAGCTCGCCGCGGCTCTCAAGGCCGGCGCCGATCGCTGGGGCAGCGGCTCGGGCGCCTCGCATCTGGTCAGCGGCCACTACACCGTGCACGACGAACTCGAGCGCCGGCTCGCCGCCTTCGTCGGCTGCGAACGTGCGCTCTACCTGTCGACCGGCTTCATGGCCAACTCCGGCGTGATCCCCGCCCTCGTCGGGCGCGGCGATGCAATCTTCGCCGACCGCCTCAACCACGCTTCGCTCGTCGACGGCGCCCTGCTCTCGCGCGCCGACCTGCATCGCTTCCCGCACGCGGACCTCACCGCCCTCGAGCGCGCCCTTGCCGCGAGCACCGCGAAGCGCAAGCTCATCGTCACCGACTCCGTGTTCAGCATGGATGGCGATGTCGCGCCGCTGGCCGAACTGCTCGCGCTGGCCGAACGCTTCGACGCCTGGCTGATGGTCGACGACGCCCACGGCTTCGGCGTCCTTGGTCCGGATGGCCGCGGCGCGCTGCGCGAAGCCGGCCTCGCCTCGTGGCGTCTCGTCTACATCGGCACGCTCGGCAAGGCCGCCGGCGTCTCCGGGGCCTTCGTCGCCGGCCAGGCGGACGTCGTCGAATGGCTGATGCAGGCAGCCCGCACCTACATCTTCACGACCGGAGCACCGCCCGCCCTCGCGACGGCCCTGCTGAAGAGCCTCGACCTCATCGAGCACGGCGACGCGCGCCGGGTGCACCTCGCCACACTGATCGAACAACTCCGCACGGGACTGCAACTGCGGCGCTGGCAACTGATGCCCTCGCGCACCCCGATCCAGCCGGTCGTGATCGGCGACAACGCCGAGACGCTCGCCGTCGCCCGCGCGCTGTGGGACGCCGGCCTGTGGGTCCCGGCGATCCGCCCGCCCACCGTCCCGCAGGGCAGCGCCCGCCTGCGCATCTCGCTCACTGCCGCGCACACGCATCAGGACGTCGAGCGCCTCGTCGCCGCGCTGAATGCACTGGAGCACGCCGCTTGA
- a CDS encoding alpha/beta fold hydrolase, which yields MSALPLVLLHGWGLTPNVWAGLRDALPSRVVTLAPALPGHGDALPAPSADLATWSDALLPALPERAVLCGWSLGSLIALDLARRHPERVARLILIGATPCFVARSSDAPWPHGLDAATVATFNADFATDPAGTQKKFVALQSLGDARRRAVAGELAAALADTGPERVPGLSSALEVLANTDLRVFIPEIRQPTQLIHGAGDALMPLAAAEWLARQLPDARLATINDCGHAPFLSRPDECAALMADCLDD from the coding sequence TTGAGCGCCCTGCCACTGGTCCTGCTGCACGGCTGGGGCCTGACCCCGAACGTCTGGGCCGGCCTGCGCGATGCCCTGCCGTCGCGCGTCGTCACCCTCGCACCCGCCCTGCCCGGCCACGGCGACGCCCTCCCGGCGCCCTCCGCCGATCTCGCAACATGGAGCGACGCACTGCTTCCTGCACTGCCCGAACGCGCCGTGCTGTGCGGCTGGTCGCTCGGCAGCCTGATCGCGCTCGACCTCGCCCGCCGCCATCCCGAACGGGTCGCGCGCCTGATCCTCATCGGCGCCACCCCCTGCTTCGTCGCCCGCAGCAGCGACGCCCCGTGGCCCCACGGCCTCGACGCCGCAACCGTCGCCACCTTCAATGCAGACTTCGCGACCGATCCTGCCGGCACGCAGAAGAAATTCGTCGCCCTGCAGTCGCTTGGCGACGCACGCCGGCGGGCCGTTGCGGGAGAACTCGCCGCGGCCCTCGCCGACACGGGTCCCGAGCGCGTCCCGGGCCTCTCCAGCGCGCTGGAAGTCCTCGCGAACACCGACCTGCGCGTCTTCATCCCGGAGATCCGCCAACCCACGCAGCTGATCCACGGCGCTGGCGATGCACTGATGCCGCTCGCCGCAGCGGAATGGCTCGCACGGCAACTCCCCGACGCACGGCTCGCGACCATCAACGACTGCGGTCACGCCCCCTTCCTGTCACGTCCGGACGAATGCGCCGCACTCATGGCGGACTGCCTCGATGACTGA
- a CDS encoding methyltransferase domain-containing protein, with amino-acid sequence MTEHRRHKQQVRKAFESAADSYDRAAAVQREVCHRLATLAATTPPSGSVSRILDAGCGTGFGLDLIARAHPAAHIVALDFAPAMLARVRQNSSAGAISPLCADLEALPLAPGSLDAAWSSLALQWCDPALSLAQIAHALRPGGVAWIATLGPATLWELREAFARVDEANHVIRFHPPAEWIEAAEKAGLTTVASDLEPAYALAPDLRGLLRDIKAIGAHSVGEQRRRKPLGRSAWRTLEAVYETYRRPDGLLPATYDLILLALRKQETDHD; translated from the coding sequence ATGACTGAGCACCGTCGCCACAAGCAGCAGGTGCGCAAGGCCTTCGAAAGCGCCGCGGACAGCTACGACCGCGCCGCCGCCGTGCAGCGCGAAGTCTGCCATCGCCTCGCGACCCTCGCAGCGACCACGCCCCCGTCCGGATCCGTGTCCCGCATCCTCGATGCCGGCTGCGGCACCGGCTTCGGGCTGGACCTGATCGCGCGCGCCCATCCGGCCGCCCACATCGTCGCGCTCGACTTCGCCCCGGCCATGCTCGCGCGCGTGCGCCAGAACAGCTCCGCCGGCGCGATTTCACCGCTATGCGCCGACCTGGAAGCCCTGCCGCTGGCACCCGGCAGCCTGGATGCGGCCTGGTCCAGCCTCGCACTGCAATGGTGCGACCCCGCACTCTCCCTCGCGCAGATCGCCCACGCTCTGCGCCCCGGCGGGGTCGCCTGGATCGCCACCCTCGGCCCCGCCACGCTGTGGGAGCTGCGCGAAGCCTTCGCACGGGTCGACGAGGCGAACCACGTGATCCGCTTCCACCCGCCAGCCGAATGGATCGAGGCCGCCGAGAAAGCCGGCCTGACGACCGTCGCCAGCGACCTGGAGCCCGCCTACGCCCTGGCACCCGACCTGCGCGGCCTGCTACGCGACATCAAGGCCATCGGCGCACACAGCGTCGGCGAACAACGACGCCGCAAGCCCCTCGGCCGTTCCGCATGGCGCACGCTGGAAGCCGTCTACGAAACGTACCGCCGGCCCGACGGCCTGCTACCCGCCACCTACGACCTCATCCTGCTCGCCCTCAGGAAACAGGAGACCGACCATGACTGA
- the bioD gene encoding dethiobiotin synthase yields MTERRAWFLTGTDTEIGKTFVTCALLHVARAAGHSAVGMKPIAAGAELVDGERINEDAARIRAAGSFDPGLRLLNPYCLASPIAPHIAAAEEGVRLEPARILRAFEELAVRADVVIVEGVGGFRVPLDERYDTADLAVDFALPVILVVGMRLGCINHALLTVEALAARGLQLAGWIANRVDPAMLRFDENLAALKARIPAPLLGVVPHVADGDPTKASDALRLPD; encoded by the coding sequence ATGACTGAGCGCCGCGCCTGGTTCCTCACCGGCACCGACACCGAAATCGGCAAGACGTTCGTCACCTGCGCGCTACTGCACGTCGCACGCGCCGCCGGCCACAGCGCAGTCGGGATGAAGCCCATCGCCGCCGGCGCCGAGCTCGTCGACGGCGAACGGATCAACGAAGACGCCGCCCGCATCCGCGCCGCCGGCAGCTTCGATCCGGGCCTGCGGCTGCTGAACCCCTATTGCCTCGCGAGTCCCATCGCCCCGCACATCGCCGCCGCCGAAGAAGGCGTCCGGCTCGAACCCGCGCGCATCCTGCGCGCCTTCGAGGAGCTCGCCGTGCGCGCCGACGTCGTGATCGTCGAAGGCGTCGGCGGATTCCGCGTCCCGCTCGACGAACGCTACGACACTGCAGATCTCGCCGTGGACTTCGCACTACCGGTGATCCTCGTCGTCGGCATGCGCCTGGGTTGCATCAATCACGCCCTATTGACCGTCGAGGCGCTGGCTGCCCGCGGCCTGCAACTCGCCGGCTGGATCGCGAACCGCGTCGATCCCGCGATGCTGCGTTTCGATGAAAACCTCGCTGCGCTGAAAGCGAGGATTCCCGCCCCTCTGCTGGGAGTCGTCCCACACGTCGCAGATGGCGATCCGACGAAGGCGAGCGACGCACTGCGCCTGCCGGACTGA
- a CDS encoding TrmH family RNA methyltransferase, whose product MKAISSRDNANVKRLHALATSARERRSSGSTLLDGAHLVQAALDAGWPLCEIVVSEQGLQRPEIGAIVARCGALPALQLTDPLFAHVSPVDSPSGVLAVIDIPHARMPKALRESVLVLDGVQDAGNLGTILRTAAAAGLKEVLLTPGCAQAWSPRVLRAGMGGHFCLNIHEHVQVGEVLRGYPGQILATGLGAGARPLYDCDLRGPVAWLFGAEGQGLSAEVAALANGLVVIPMPGAVESLNVGAAAAICLFEQVRQRRADGRA is encoded by the coding sequence TTGAAAGCGATCTCCTCCCGTGACAACGCCAATGTAAAGCGCCTGCACGCGCTCGCAACCTCGGCGCGCGAGCGCCGCAGCAGTGGATCGACCCTGCTGGATGGCGCCCATCTGGTTCAGGCGGCGCTCGATGCCGGGTGGCCGCTGTGCGAGATCGTGGTGAGCGAGCAGGGGCTGCAACGGCCGGAGATCGGCGCGATCGTCGCACGCTGTGGTGCTCTGCCCGCGCTGCAGCTCACCGATCCGCTGTTCGCGCATGTGAGCCCGGTGGATTCGCCTTCGGGCGTCCTGGCGGTGATCGATATTCCCCATGCGCGCATGCCGAAGGCGCTGCGCGAATCCGTGCTGGTGCTCGATGGCGTGCAGGACGCGGGAAATCTCGGCACGATCCTCAGAACGGCGGCAGCGGCGGGGCTGAAAGAGGTCCTGCTCACTCCGGGATGTGCGCAGGCGTGGTCGCCGCGCGTGCTGCGCGCCGGGATGGGCGGGCATTTCTGCCTGAACATCCATGAGCATGTGCAGGTCGGCGAGGTGCTGCGCGGCTATCCGGGGCAGATCCTCGCGACGGGGCTCGGTGCGGGGGCGCGTCCGCTCTATGACTGCGATCTGCGCGGGCCGGTCGCGTGGTTGTTCGGTGCGGAAGGGCAGGGATTGTCGGCGGAGGTCGCGGCGCTGGCGAACGGACTGGTCGTGATCCCGATGCCGGGGGCAGTCGAGTCCCTGAATGTCGGGGCGGCCGCGGCGATCTGCCTGTTCGAGCAGGTACGCCAGCGGCGTGCGGACGGGCGCGCTTAG
- a CDS encoding CopD family protein yields MTLRHLVLFLHLASVIVWVGGMAFAYLCLRPAATALPPSQRLPLWVGVFERFFPMVWAAVVLLPVTGIGRLIEVGFGNAPRAWHVMMLTGLVMIVVFLWIWFGPWRRLRAAVAREEWAAGAVALNQIRQWVGFNIVLGAVTVAIATLGLGV; encoded by the coding sequence GTGACACTCCGGCATCTGGTGCTTTTCCTTCATCTGGCGAGCGTGATCGTGTGGGTCGGCGGCATGGCCTTCGCTTACCTGTGCCTGCGTCCGGCTGCGACGGCACTGCCGCCGTCGCAGCGCCTGCCCTTATGGGTGGGGGTGTTCGAGCGCTTCTTTCCGATGGTGTGGGCGGCGGTGGTGCTGCTCCCCGTGACCGGTATCGGCAGGCTGATCGAGGTCGGCTTCGGCAACGCGCCGCGCGCCTGGCACGTGATGATGCTGACCGGTCTGGTGATGATCGTGGTGTTCCTGTGGATCTGGTTCGGGCCGTGGCGGCGCCTGAGAGCGGCCGTGGCGCGCGAGGAATGGGCGGCGGGCGCGGTGGCGCTCAATCAGATCCGGCAATGGGTCGGGTTCAACATCGTGCTCGGCGCCGTGACGGTGGCGATCGCGACGTTGGGGCTGGGCGTCTGA